In the genome of Brachyhypopomus gauderio isolate BG-103 unplaced genomic scaffold, BGAUD_0.2 sc76, whole genome shotgun sequence, one region contains:
- the sla1b gene encoding src-like-adapter isoform X2 yields MGNTHTSQRSRTDFTTSDDPTSRLSEMETAVVLSDYPPSEVCEPIFRTGDWLKVLSDEGYWWKVHSVQAQEENYIPPCYAAKVYHGWLFEGIMRQKAEELLWLPGNRVGSFLIRESKGGMYSLSVRHRTIMHYRIFRMPNKWYYISPRLTFQCLEDLVNHYSGNIHHMIKPLRCRTWSISREVSLRRECYHFQEWPTPRLFCPADIADGLCCVLTGPCLAATGLPSHVSSGRGHVSTWTTADRVVDQQDQQSAGDLAAYTDSSISYGVQESVSSYLSVAGADHRRKPSWKQKKWRSMYIQPMRQLRSMAMEDEGYEEVL; encoded by the exons atggggaacacacacacaagtcagcGGTCCAGAACCGACTTCACTACCAGCGATGACCCGACATCAAGAC TGAGTGAGATGGAGACAGCGGTGGTGTTGAGTGACTATCCTCCCTCTGAAGTGTGTGAGCCCATATTCAGGACTGGAGACTGGCTGAAGGTTCTATCAGA TGAGGGCTACTGGTGGAAGGTTCACTCTGTTcaggcccaggaggagaactacATCCCACCCTGCTACGCTGCTAAGGTCTACCACGG GTGGTTGTTCGAGGGCATCATGAGGCAAAAAGCTGAGGAGTTGCTCTGGCTACCCGGGAACAGAGTGGGGTCATTCCTGATTAGAGAGAGCAAAGGAG GCATGTACAGTTTGTCCGTGCGCCACAGAACCATCATGCACTACCGGATATTCCGCATGCCAAATAAATGGTACTACATTTCCCCACGTCTGACCTTCCAGTGCCTCGAGGACCTGGTCAACCACTATTCTGGTAACATCCATCATATGATAAAACCCTTAAGATGTCGGACTTGGTCCATATCTCGGGAGGTGTCGCTCAGACGGGAATGTTATCATTTTCAAGAGTGGCCCACACCACGTTTGTTCTGCCCCGCAGACATAGCTGACGGCCTGTGTTGTGTTCTCACTGGACCCTGCCTGGCTGCCACCGGCCTGCCGTCCCACGTGTCTTCAGGGAGAGGACACGTGTCCACCTGGACAACAGCGGACCG AGTGGTGGACCAGCAGGACCAGCAGAGTGCTGGAGACCTTGCTGCATACACAGACTCCAGCATCAGCTACGGCGTGCAGGAGAGTGTGTCGTCCTACCTGTCTGTGGCAGGAGCAGACCACAGACGGAAGCCCAGCTGGAAACAGAAAAAGTGGAGGTCTATGTACATACAGCCTATGCGACAGCTCAGAAGCATGGCCATGGAGGACGAGGGCTACGAGGAGGTTCTCTAG
- the sla1b gene encoding src-like-adapter isoform X4 encodes MGNTHTSQRSRTDFTTSDDPTSRLSEMETAVVLSDYPPSEVCEPIFRTGDWLKVLSDEGYWWKVHSVQAQEENYIPPCYAAKVYHGWLFEGIMRQKAEELLWLPGNRVGSFLIRESKGGMYSLSVRHRTIMHYRIFRMPNKWYYISPRLTFQCLEDLVNHYSDIADGLCCVLTGPCLAATGLPSHVSSGRGHVSTWTTADRVVDQQDQQSAGDLAAYTDSSISYGVQESVSSYLSVAGADHRRKPSWKQKKWRSMYIQPMRQLRSMAMEDEGYEEVL; translated from the exons atggggaacacacacacaagtcagcGGTCCAGAACCGACTTCACTACCAGCGATGACCCGACATCAAGAC TGAGTGAGATGGAGACAGCGGTGGTGTTGAGTGACTATCCTCCCTCTGAAGTGTGTGAGCCCATATTCAGGACTGGAGACTGGCTGAAGGTTCTATCAGA TGAGGGCTACTGGTGGAAGGTTCACTCTGTTcaggcccaggaggagaactacATCCCACCCTGCTACGCTGCTAAGGTCTACCACGG GTGGTTGTTCGAGGGCATCATGAGGCAAAAAGCTGAGGAGTTGCTCTGGCTACCCGGGAACAGAGTGGGGTCATTCCTGATTAGAGAGAGCAAAGGAG GCATGTACAGTTTGTCCGTGCGCCACAGAACCATCATGCACTACCGGATATTCCGCATGCCAAATAAATGGTACTACATTTCCCCACGTCTGACCTTCCAGTGCCTCGAGGACCTGGTCAACCACTATTCTG ACATAGCTGACGGCCTGTGTTGTGTTCTCACTGGACCCTGCCTGGCTGCCACCGGCCTGCCGTCCCACGTGTCTTCAGGGAGAGGACACGTGTCCACCTGGACAACAGCGGACCG AGTGGTGGACCAGCAGGACCAGCAGAGTGCTGGAGACCTTGCTGCATACACAGACTCCAGCATCAGCTACGGCGTGCAGGAGAGTGTGTCGTCCTACCTGTCTGTGGCAGGAGCAGACCACAGACGGAAGCCCAGCTGGAAACAGAAAAAGTGGAGGTCTATGTACATACAGCCTATGCGACAGCTCAGAAGCATGGCCATGGAGGACGAGGGCTACGAGGAGGTTCTCTAG
- the sla1b gene encoding src-like-adapter isoform X1, whose product MGNTHTSQRSRTDFTTSDDPTSRLSEMETAVVLSDYPPSEVCEPIFRTGDWLKVLSDEGYWWKVHSVQAQEENYIPPCYAAKVYHGWLFEGIMRQKAEELLWLPGNRVGSFLIRESKGGMYSLSVRHRTIMHYRIFRMPNKWYYISPRLTFQCLEDLVNHYSGNIHHMIKPLRCRTWSISREVSLRRECYHFQEWPTPRLFCPADIADGLCCVLTGPCLAATGLPSHVSSGRGHVSTWTTADRRVVDQQDQQSAGDLAAYTDSSISYGVQESVSSYLSVAGADHRRKPSWKQKKWRSMYIQPMRQLRSMAMEDEGYEEVL is encoded by the exons atggggaacacacacacaagtcagcGGTCCAGAACCGACTTCACTACCAGCGATGACCCGACATCAAGAC TGAGTGAGATGGAGACAGCGGTGGTGTTGAGTGACTATCCTCCCTCTGAAGTGTGTGAGCCCATATTCAGGACTGGAGACTGGCTGAAGGTTCTATCAGA TGAGGGCTACTGGTGGAAGGTTCACTCTGTTcaggcccaggaggagaactacATCCCACCCTGCTACGCTGCTAAGGTCTACCACGG GTGGTTGTTCGAGGGCATCATGAGGCAAAAAGCTGAGGAGTTGCTCTGGCTACCCGGGAACAGAGTGGGGTCATTCCTGATTAGAGAGAGCAAAGGAG GCATGTACAGTTTGTCCGTGCGCCACAGAACCATCATGCACTACCGGATATTCCGCATGCCAAATAAATGGTACTACATTTCCCCACGTCTGACCTTCCAGTGCCTCGAGGACCTGGTCAACCACTATTCTGGTAACATCCATCATATGATAAAACCCTTAAGATGTCGGACTTGGTCCATATCTCGGGAGGTGTCGCTCAGACGGGAATGTTATCATTTTCAAGAGTGGCCCACACCACGTTTGTTCTGCCCCGCAGACATAGCTGACGGCCTGTGTTGTGTTCTCACTGGACCCTGCCTGGCTGCCACCGGCCTGCCGTCCCACGTGTCTTCAGGGAGAGGACACGTGTCCACCTGGACAACAGCGGACCG CAGAGTGGTGGACCAGCAGGACCAGCAGAGTGCTGGAGACCTTGCTGCATACACAGACTCCAGCATCAGCTACGGCGTGCAGGAGAGTGTGTCGTCCTACCTGTCTGTGGCAGGAGCAGACCACAGACGGAAGCCCAGCTGGAAACAGAAAAAGTGGAGGTCTATGTACATACAGCCTATGCGACAGCTCAGAAGCATGGCCATGGAGGACGAGGGCTACGAGGAGGTTCTCTAG
- the sla1b gene encoding src-like-adapter isoform X3, with protein MGNTHTSQRSRTDFTTSDDPTSRLSEMETAVVLSDYPPSEVCEPIFRTGDWLKVLSDEGYWWKVHSVQAQEENYIPPCYAAKVYHGWLFEGIMRQKAEELLWLPGNRVGSFLIRESKGGMYSLSVRHRTIMHYRIFRMPNKWYYISPRLTFQCLEDLVNHYSDIADGLCCVLTGPCLAATGLPSHVSSGRGHVSTWTTADRRVVDQQDQQSAGDLAAYTDSSISYGVQESVSSYLSVAGADHRRKPSWKQKKWRSMYIQPMRQLRSMAMEDEGYEEVL; from the exons atggggaacacacacacaagtcagcGGTCCAGAACCGACTTCACTACCAGCGATGACCCGACATCAAGAC TGAGTGAGATGGAGACAGCGGTGGTGTTGAGTGACTATCCTCCCTCTGAAGTGTGTGAGCCCATATTCAGGACTGGAGACTGGCTGAAGGTTCTATCAGA TGAGGGCTACTGGTGGAAGGTTCACTCTGTTcaggcccaggaggagaactacATCCCACCCTGCTACGCTGCTAAGGTCTACCACGG GTGGTTGTTCGAGGGCATCATGAGGCAAAAAGCTGAGGAGTTGCTCTGGCTACCCGGGAACAGAGTGGGGTCATTCCTGATTAGAGAGAGCAAAGGAG GCATGTACAGTTTGTCCGTGCGCCACAGAACCATCATGCACTACCGGATATTCCGCATGCCAAATAAATGGTACTACATTTCCCCACGTCTGACCTTCCAGTGCCTCGAGGACCTGGTCAACCACTATTCTG ACATAGCTGACGGCCTGTGTTGTGTTCTCACTGGACCCTGCCTGGCTGCCACCGGCCTGCCGTCCCACGTGTCTTCAGGGAGAGGACACGTGTCCACCTGGACAACAGCGGACCG CAGAGTGGTGGACCAGCAGGACCAGCAGAGTGCTGGAGACCTTGCTGCATACACAGACTCCAGCATCAGCTACGGCGTGCAGGAGAGTGTGTCGTCCTACCTGTCTGTGGCAGGAGCAGACCACAGACGGAAGCCCAGCTGGAAACAGAAAAAGTGGAGGTCTATGTACATACAGCCTATGCGACAGCTCAGAAGCATGGCCATGGAGGACGAGGGCTACGAGGAGGTTCTCTAG